aaacatacataatattctaatctATTTTAGTCGACCTCTACCGAAAACTGGCCAATTATATGAACTACTTAATATCTAGCTAAAAATATCAATCCGATTTTACGATAACTCTAgtctgtttgtatgtactatAGATAACATTTAACGGCGCTTTGAAACTAGCGGAATCTCTATTCGGTTTTCTTTATGCCAAGTGACGAAAACTACGTCACGACGGTTTGGCGTGTCATCATTGGAACCAATTGTTGTCAATTGACACCCCCGTAAGATAGGCTCGGAAAAACCGAGTGGAAAATCCGCTAGCTTGAAAGCGCTGTGATGACATACAAAGGTATGACTAGAAGGACTTAATTTTGGATGCGGTTGAAATGGCTTGACTGTAACTAGTACCTAATATCAGAAAGCTGaatggtttgttttgttttatttttaatgtatttggtAGTCACGCTAATCTCAACAACTATCggtcctatttgaaaaattctttcagttagATGGGCAAATTTAAATTGTCTATGTTTATCTAAATGCGGGAAATACTAAAATGCTAAATAATATATgaacattttattcatattttttcgaAAACTAGATACAAAGACCCGGAATCACAAACCCGGTAGATGATTCAAATGTTAAcgtcttcatttatttattaattctttttttgttttttttttttcaaaacacgttTACGTAAATAACAGAGTTCATCTTAATTGGGATAATATGCAAATCCTATTGAACCATCCAATCCTTTTGCTATCCAATGAACCATTTTTGATGCATTTAAAGTCATTCTTAAAGACTTCGTaagccatatttttttagttataaaaaaatgaatattaatgaACCCGACAGCTCAAACCACAATAACAACAATTTGGTAATAAAGATTTCATTGATAAATGTACGTCATTTGATGTTCCTTCTTCAAAATACAAATCCTAAAAATGTAACTTCAAAATACACTAATTCGACTTTTTTTCTCAGTTATAAATACCATTTATTTCCTAAGCTATCATTCATAATAGGTTAAATTTCAGATACCTATCGtcttcattgttttatttttattttcagatgtCGGTCTTATCGCGAATCAAACGAATGTTTACGAAGGCTTTGTTAGCTTTGTATGTTAGATtcgttgcatttttttttttaaatattaggtGTAAAGTTCAACataaaaatacgaaataaatCTGAGAATATTTTATCGTATTAACTATAAATACTGTCACTGGTTTCTCATTTTAATCTTACACTGagattcatttaaaataactgtctaatttaattaaataaaaattttacttaCCCCGCTCAGCAATGAAGCGTGGTTCGTCCTtcgaaaactttaaaataatgagCGTCCGTTTCTCTATGCTTTATCCATTCATATCACAATCGTAAGTAGAACACACTTTAATAATACTTCAAAGAACTAGTCTCTTAgcataataaactttatttttaaatacttttcttTTCATATATGTTTAGTGAACAAAAAAGTACACTTTCGGCCAATATTTTTGGGTTACTTAATTTTGTactcaaataatttttgtaacaatAGTCGGTGGTGATTGTACCGGCGCGGGAGTTGGGCCAGAGTGTCCGAACCTCAAGATAATAGGTGCCTAACTAAGTAAATGGAGCTAGAGAGCCTGTGCAGCTGTGCGAAGGATTCCGTGCGTTTCCATTGTATTACTGCTAGGATTTGACGTTGAATGATAGGTAAAATGAAtgtaaactaaaactaaaacaacgtCATGTCAGAAtgagtatttttgtttaaaaaaattccTTAAATAACATGAATATAACAGCTTGTTGAttgactaacggccagtttcttcatcaaaagttaaagttaaagtaatgtctaaagtaaaagtaacggtcaaattcgttttttcaaggctaaagtgacagcaaaactaatagaaaaattgaatttaaccgttacttttactttagacattactttgacttttactttggctttaacttttgatgaagaaactggctgtaagtataAATTCATTCAAGCTCTTATAATCGCGACCTAGAAATATACAATTAAATGtacactttgtttattttattttttctatacaaGAATTAAGgttatttcgtttatttacttattttttggttcaatatcaatataattatatttgggACCTTTAATCACAAATATGTCAGCCCCATCgtacctttaaaaataattgtaatcaATCTCTTTCTTACCAtagaaaaagaaacatttttatacaaTCAAATGGACTGTCGTGCATAACAAATTCCTTCACACTTTTAAGAGCCCAACAATGGAAACAGTCTACACTATCCGTTAGTAATTTGCAATAATTTTATACACCCGTATACAAATAAACAGCTTCATATAAACTGGGTAGTGACAAATCTACCTACACGCATGACTTGGCGGTGTTCATGAGATATAATTGACAAACTAGTATCGGGACCATTTTATGATACTTCCTAGAATATAGGCAAATGGTTTTTAAACCGCAATATCGTGGAATGACCCAGCCTGTTTTATTTTACGGTGGCGTAcctaaatacttttgtattataaaaactcgaacatttaatattgaattaattcgATTATTACAGTCGATAAAGTTGAGCTAAAATAACACATATCTTCTAACATATTATATTCGAGAATTTGTCCAAATTTATTTGCTCTCAAATGTAGAAAGACCCAAATTTATTTGCACTTAAATGTATGAAACAGCTAAAGTTGAGCTACTTTAATCCAACatgaaaaattgaaataataaaaatacacataacattttacaaaaatataattacttaaggtacttattataatagttatcacaatcaatgtttttaattgataattaaCATAAGCCTTCATACACCTagctatttattataaattcataataaaataacaaagtaaTCGGATAGTAACAACTTCTTAACTATGTCACACTAACTGGTTTACTAACAATTTCATAATCAATATTTACAACAAGTGAATTATTGAATAATGGGTGCTGCAGTTAATGTAATCGTAAGTCTATTAAATTACGATTACATTACAGAATCAGAGCAACAAGCTGTGAttatatctaaatattttagtttttttatttttttattattattaggtattcTGTATATCGTATTCGTACAAAAATAAGTCAAAATGTTAacacagagtgcttagtgcgagttttcgtgattttttttacggactcccatgagagcgcgtatactaagatttgtatggaacaaaaacagctccacctagtgtcaaaaattggaacctgtttttgttccatacaaacagtgttgccaacagttgtagaagcttaccaccagagtcaacttttaaaaccaccagaaaaccactaacaaaaatttatcccacacttaaaatcaccaaattcaccactaaaaaaatattgtttatattttattgtaacctaaaacaatttaatcatccaaagatgtaactcggcaacgatagaaaattaaaacagacaaagcattacatctgtttagcaattcatccgacccgatccgaatccttcacaaattataatcggcgtagtagtttcacaaattgtttagttacgcatttgaccaatgaatgagtacttaatataattatatagtagtcgttcacctttttgttttgtagatgcttttttgacattccgtgagacttcaaatctccatagtaactccttaaagttgtaccacaaaacttacatttcgctacttgacccgcagtactttcaacatttcgccactaaataggggacttaaaccaccagtattagtggaaaatccactaagttggcaacactgcatacaaatcttagtatacgcgctctcacgtgagtccgtaaaaaaattcacgaaaactcgcactaagcactcagtttTAAATTGTGAGTTTGTAGAAAGCTCACactataaacttttagtcgTCCGACAGTTTGATCGGGCTCATTATAAATGAGTAAATTGtgagtaaagaaataaaatatttcctcttttcTTTGTCACTCTTCTTGTTTGTGTAtctatttttcctttttatgcaGGTTTACCGTGAAAATAAACCGTgctagaaaatacatttatcttTCTAAGGTAGACATTTTTACCACTAAACTTTTGACTCCGTAAATGTTCGTTAACATCACTCAACTATTTAACTCCATAGTCAATTCTTCTATCTTCACATCTATCATTCGACAGTCTGAAAAGCGATATTATCACAACCTTTACTAGTATTCGTAATGTAGTACAAATCCTTCTTCTTATTCTGGTCTTTCCTCTTAATCTTATACTGCTGGTATTCCACTATGAAGTAGCAAGTCACTCCTATGATCATAATGGTGAATATGAGGTAGGTCTTGGCGCTGGTCCTCAGGTACGGAGAAACTACATAAGCGATGATGTAGCCCACTGACTCCCAGAGCCTGAAGTTGGAGAAAGCGGCTTCTTCTCTCCCGGGGAAGAGGATGCCGTAGTATGCTGGAAGAATGGAGAAGTATGCTTGGATAACTATGGTATTGTAAATGCCTCGCAAGGCTGCTCCCTCTTTGTGGACCCGCCTAATAAGAACAGCGGACAAGATAAATATTGAAAGGGAGAGATGGTTGAACgatgttttaaatgaaaatttgtACAGTGGCACCTCAAAATCATCTCAGAGACGATATGCaattcaatagaaaataatacttCACTTAACACAGTTCTGAGTTGGATGTACAATGGTCTAAAGAGGGGCCTGCATAGATCCTCGTCAGCATTATACTGAACAAGGCTACGTGGACTTTAGTAGCCATGATTCTAGCAATATAATCAAACAAACAGTATTACCATTGATCTGCACGATCCACACGGAGTCACACAGGCCCCACAGCACGGCGATAATGTACAGAACCAGGCCCTGTCCCGCGTGTGGCCGCCACCACAGTACTGCACAGAACAACGCTGCGTGGACCACCGTAGCCCCACAGATTAGGGGGATACGACCTGTCAGCTGGAAAAGACAAATAGATTATACTAGAGGTATTCTTGGTAACGGCCAGATAACGAATGCTTAAAacaatctttatctttatcttatctttaACACTTTTTCAATAGGCGTATCCACGCAGAGCAAGCAGCTACCCGAAGTTATCCCCGAGAGTGAGGGTCACCCGCCTCCTGTATCATCGCACACTTGCATCGGCCACATCACATAGACAGTTCTTCTTCCAGTGGCAAATGCTTCGCGAGGCTGCTCGCTCTGTGAGGACCTGCTTGATAAAAACAGTTTACCAGATGGTCTGAATATTGCTACAAATAAATGATCAGGCGTTTTCCTTGAAAACTGGTCTTGAAACGCTCAAACATAAAGACAATGTTTGTTATAATTGCATTTTCATCTACATCTAGAGCGTGTAAATGGAGCAATTTATTATGAAAGCTACATATCACTGTCAAACCTTCTCTTAAAGAGAATTATAACTACAGAACATCCTTACCTTAGCGAGATACCCGGTAAGTACACAGCCGATAGCATCAGCCAGTCCGTACGTCATCATGACGAAGCCGACGGAGCCCGTGCCCACTGCGCAGGACACGAACGCCTGCAAACATTTTTAAAGCAAATTGTACTCTTGCGCTTCAAAATGTGAATATAAAATAGTAACATTCGTATGTGTATTACGACGACGTTATAACCAGTTTTAATTGATCTTCTGTATACGCGTTGGTATAAAATCCTCATATttaataactattattattCTGTTTCTATTATTACGTTCAAAGTACATTGAGTCTTCTACAGTATGTTTTccagtttataattattagtattataaaacgtggtttgaAGAAGTACGCTTTAGTATTACCTAGGTTTAGTCCACTACACGGAGGGCAAAATAACTAGGTTCACTAACTTTGTTAGGGACGGTGGTTGAAACATGGTACAAAAGCTGGTATTTTTCTAAAACcgctttttataataaagtggaTAAAGGTCTAAAGTTGGACAAACTTACCGCGGTAAAGTCAGCTCCAAAGAATGCCTGCTGCAGTCCAATGAAGATGTTAATAATAACGAGGAGCAGCTGTGTTGGTTCCACCAGCAGTTTCAAGGTCACAGACAAGAGGGCAAGTCCTGACATTCCTCCACCAGAACCTGAGCGGCCTGAGTCGTATCTGTAACAAAATGTTTagtaattttaaggaaaacctacttcatatttataatagtgTGAATTTACTCGCAAAAATCCTTATCGAAACCATTATGAATTATGGAGATCATACCTTTTCATGGAGTCTACTCCTACGGCAACGATAAGAGCTGCCCCAGCCATACATGCGAGGTAAATGCCTGGAAAGTAAATGAAAAACTTTATCAAGTGCTTATTTATACCTGATTATGTTTAGTGCACAGTCTtcttgttatgaaaatgttttttgaaattttgtttatagAATTATTATGTTCTTATTGAGACAGTAATTTATTGATGTAGTACCTGCTATCATCTGTATCTTCTCAGCTGGCTGCGGGGGCAAGGCTTCCCCTGCGTCAGCGCTGGGCAAGAAGTTCGCACCGCATAGTATGGGGATCATCGTCTCGTTCACTGATGTTACCGCTGCGGTATTGTTGCCTGATGACAATActggaaagaagaaaaaatgccTCATGAACTAAAATTGGGAGTACGTTAACAGACGAGATTCCTCCATAATTGTTCACgatcaaaaaatatgtaagcgTTGCGTCAGCGCGAGTCCCCTAGAATGTACTCGCGCACGAAGGTTGCAATTTCGTGGATAGTTTAGAAATGTTCCCACACAATTAGTTagtactgtttgctagagcgagtagaccaATAGAAACATGTGTGCGTTGAAATGGTATATAGTGGTGGAAAATTAGGATTAGGtggttttattcaattttaggtatatattttattcatgacTCTAAAATCAAGAATAAATGaatcagcaaaatatttaaaacaaggCTTACCAAGTGAAGAGATGAGGTTGCCCCACACCTGGTTCATTTGGAAGATCATGAAGAACAAGCCGAGGAATCTCACCAGAAGCGCTTCAGCTGATATCTTAGATAACTTGCTGTGAGCCTCTGATACCTACAACATGGAAAATAACGCTAACAATAACGAAAACCCAATATGCAATCTCAAACTTTCAATAAA
The DNA window shown above is from Helicoverpa zea isolate HzStark_Cry1AcR chromosome 16, ilHelZeax1.1, whole genome shotgun sequence and carries:
- the LOC124637817 gene encoding UNC93-like protein isoform X2, whose protein sequence is MTSEEKTPVDSLKPNETWRILKNVVIISLAFMVHFTAYSGAANLQSSINAEAGLGTASLAAVYAGLIFSNIFLPVVVIKWLGTKWAISLSFITYMPYIAAQLYPTFYTMIPAGLFVGLGGGPLWCAKCTYLSVVSEAHSKLSKISAEALLVRFLGLFFMIFQMNQVWGNLISSLVLSSGNNTAAVTSVNETMIPILCGANFLPSADAGEALPPQPAEKIQMIAGIYLACMAGAALIVAVGVDSMKRYDSGRSGSGGGMSGLALLSVTLKLLVEPTQLLLVIINIFIGLQQAFFGADFTAAFVSCAVGTGSVGFVMMTYGLADAIGCVLTGYLAKLTGRIPLICGATVVHAALFCAVLWWRPHAGQGLVLYIIAVLWGLCDSVWIVQINAYYGILFPGREEAAFSNFRLWESVGYIIAYVVSPYLRTSAKTYLIFTIMIIGVTCYFIVEYQQYKIKRKDQNKKKDLYYITNTSKGCDNIAFQTVE